In one Polynucleobacter sp. JS-JIR-5-A7 genomic region, the following are encoded:
- a CDS encoding GntR family transcriptional regulator, whose product MTVTEQPNSQNLHEAIFQKLRSLLVEGKIAPGSKLNERELAESLNVSRTPIREAIRRLAADGLVELIANRGAIAVQLSLEDVIHTFDVIADLEGLSGELAANHINDASLSELEALQYEMMASYARRDLSSYYKLNLRIHHLINQAANNPVLSRLFTQVNTRIEALRFRSNQDGVKWEKAVEEHQEMLDALKARDSQRMRKIMIQHVQNKRDVVVQLLKAETSSLEMAK is encoded by the coding sequence ATGACGGTCACAGAGCAGCCAAATTCCCAGAATCTGCATGAGGCAATCTTCCAAAAACTCAGATCACTCTTAGTAGAGGGAAAGATTGCACCAGGCAGCAAACTGAATGAGCGTGAATTAGCTGAAAGCCTGAACGTTTCTCGCACACCGATTCGGGAAGCGATTCGTCGCTTGGCTGCCGATGGCCTAGTAGAGTTGATCGCCAATCGTGGAGCGATTGCTGTGCAATTGAGTTTGGAAGATGTCATTCACACCTTTGATGTGATTGCCGACTTAGAGGGCCTCTCTGGAGAGCTGGCTGCAAATCATATTAATGATGCCAGCCTCTCTGAATTAGAGGCACTCCAGTATGAAATGATGGCTTCGTATGCGCGTCGTGATTTATCGAGTTATTACAAACTTAATCTACGTATCCATCATTTAATTAATCAAGCGGCGAACAACCCTGTACTCTCTCGCCTCTTTACTCAAGTAAATACGCGTATCGAGGCGCTACGCTTTCGCTCCAACCAAGACGGCGTCAAATGGGAAAAGGCAGTTGAAGAACATCAAGAGATGCTCGATGCCTTAAAAGCACGTGATAGCCAGAGAATGCGCAAGATCATGATTCAGCACGTACAGAACAAGCGCGATGTTGTCGTGCAACTTCTGAAAGCAGAAACAAGCAGCCTGGAGATGGCTAAATGA
- a CDS encoding alanine--glyoxylate aminotransferase family protein, with translation MLKLDNHASGRHFLHIPGPSPVPPRVLRAISYQTIDHRGPEFGAFGLKVLDGIKKIFKTEQPVIIYSASGTGSWEGALVNVLNPGDTVLFYETGQFANLWRALGQRLGLKVEVVGKSGQDSWRWGVDAAVIEERLRKDTQHEIKAVCVVHNETSTGVTSNIAAVRKAIDSLKHPALLLVDSVSGLGSADYEHDKWGADVTISGSQKGLMLPPGIGFNALSARAIEVSKQNKMHKAYWAWDEILESNKNGYWPTTPSTNLMYGLHEAMDMMMAEGLDTIFARHQRLAAACREAVHAWGLEIQCQDKDCYSPVLTCIATPEGMDADKLRKHALEKFNLSLGTGLGKIKGKAFRIGHLGDCNELNLMAALSGVEMSLGAMGFTPRASGVVAAQEFLK, from the coding sequence ATGTTGAAACTTGATAACCACGCATCAGGACGCCATTTTTTACATATTCCTGGCCCAAGCCCAGTACCTCCTCGCGTATTACGCGCCATTAGTTATCAAACTATTGATCATCGTGGTCCTGAGTTTGGTGCGTTTGGCTTAAAGGTTTTGGATGGTATCAAGAAGATTTTCAAAACAGAGCAGCCGGTGATCATTTATTCCGCTTCCGGAACGGGATCATGGGAAGGCGCTTTAGTGAATGTGCTCAATCCTGGCGACACAGTCTTGTTTTATGAAACTGGTCAGTTCGCCAATTTATGGCGCGCACTTGGACAACGCCTCGGTCTGAAGGTCGAGGTCGTTGGTAAATCTGGACAAGATTCTTGGCGTTGGGGTGTAGATGCTGCAGTGATTGAAGAGCGTTTGCGTAAAGACACTCAGCATGAAATCAAAGCTGTATGCGTAGTGCATAACGAAACATCGACTGGCGTTACTTCAAACATCGCCGCAGTACGTAAAGCGATCGACTCCTTAAAGCACCCCGCTTTGTTGTTGGTTGATAGCGTCTCTGGCCTTGGATCTGCAGACTACGAGCATGACAAGTGGGGCGCGGACGTGACTATTTCTGGTTCGCAAAAAGGTTTGATGTTGCCTCCAGGTATTGGCTTTAATGCCTTGTCAGCAAGAGCCATTGAAGTGAGCAAGCAAAACAAAATGCATAAAGCGTATTGGGCATGGGATGAAATATTGGAGTCCAATAAAAATGGTTACTGGCCAACTACACCTAGCACGAATTTAATGTACGGTTTGCATGAAGCGATGGACATGATGATGGCTGAAGGTTTAGACACAATCTTTGCGCGTCATCAGCGTTTGGCTGCCGCTTGTCGTGAAGCTGTTCATGCTTGGGGGCTTGAAATTCAATGTCAGGATAAGGATTGCTACTCTCCAGTGTTAACTTGTATCGCTACACCTGAAGGTATGGATGCTGACAAATTACGCAAACATGCTTTGGAGAAATTCAATCTCTCCTTGGGAACGGGCCTTGGAAAAATTAAGGGCAAAGCATTCCGCATTGGTCATTTGGGTGACTGTAATGAGCTCAATTTGATGGCTGCTTTAAGTGGGGTTGAAATGAGCTTGGGTGCTATGGGCTTTACGCCTAGGGCTAGCGGTGTAGTAGCTGCTCAAGAATTCCTCAAATAA
- a CDS encoding heme-binding protein encodes MATKPYLTQADAQKILDAANKHAAENNWAVTIAVCDDGGHVLGLTRRDGCAPVSAYIAQEKARTAAMGKRESRVYEEIINNGRTSFLSAPHISGMLEGGVNIEVNGFTIGAVGVSGVKSTEDAETAKAGIAAIL; translated from the coding sequence TTGGCAACTAAACCTTATTTAACTCAAGCGGATGCTCAAAAGATTCTGGATGCAGCCAACAAGCATGCCGCTGAAAATAATTGGGCAGTCACGATCGCTGTTTGTGATGATGGTGGACATGTACTAGGTTTGACCCGTCGTGACGGATGCGCACCAGTATCTGCTTACATTGCTCAAGAAAAAGCACGCACTGCTGCCATGGGTAAACGTGAAAGCCGCGTATATGAAGAAATTATTAATAATGGTCGCACCTCTTTTTTATCTGCCCCACATATTTCGGGCATGTTAGAGGGTGGGGTCAATATCGAGGTAAATGGGTTTACCATCGGCGCAGTCGGCGTTTCCGGCGTTAAATCGACCGAGGATGCCGAAACCGCTAAGGCCGGCATTGCGGCCATCCTGTAA
- a CDS encoding DEAD/DEAH box helicase, producing MINTATEINSPTGLGDSVVPSAAPSITPPATITFADFGLDPLIQKAVAEQGYNTPTPIQAQSIPHVLAGSDLMGAAQTGTGKTAAFVLPIIQKILRHASNSASPARHPIRALVLTPTRELAVQVAENAANYSKHTDLRAAVVYGGVDMKEQVAILRNGIEILIATPGRLLDHIGSKVANLSQVEILVLDEADRMLDMGFLPDLQRIINLIPAQRQTLLFSATFSPEIKKLAQSYLRTPVTVEVARQNAAADTVKQVIHMVSASDKQRAIVQVLENRTRQGLSRQCIIFTNSRLGCAKLARALERDGIKAGAIHGDKSQGERTLTLDAFKSGAIEVLVATDVAARGLDIPDMPCVINHELPYNAEDFIHRIGRTGRAGSTGDAIALVDASEKRLLDDIEKLMKRKLDIQPLPEGTPAYAKPSTSSSAPAKMSDPFFYKPYEPSAAPQSSDVVKPEVKKVGIVAAKPAVGALLGGFKKK from the coding sequence TTGATCAATACTGCTACTGAAATAAATTCACCTACAGGGCTTGGCGACTCAGTCGTTCCTAGCGCCGCCCCTAGTATCACCCCTCCAGCAACAATTACTTTTGCTGATTTTGGTTTAGACCCGCTGATTCAAAAAGCGGTTGCTGAACAAGGCTATAACACTCCTACTCCGATTCAAGCGCAATCAATTCCGCATGTTTTAGCAGGGAGCGATTTAATGGGTGCTGCACAAACTGGCACTGGTAAAACAGCAGCCTTTGTGTTGCCAATCATTCAAAAGATTTTGCGCCATGCTAGCAATAGCGCCTCACCCGCACGTCATCCGATTCGCGCCTTAGTCTTAACTCCAACCAGAGAGTTGGCGGTGCAGGTAGCTGAGAATGCAGCAAACTACTCGAAGCATACTGATCTGCGTGCTGCTGTGGTCTATGGTGGCGTGGATATGAAAGAGCAAGTTGCTATCTTGCGTAACGGTATTGAGATCTTGATTGCCACACCAGGTCGCTTACTTGATCACATTGGGTCTAAAGTAGCTAATTTGTCTCAGGTCGAGATTCTGGTGCTAGATGAAGCCGATCGTATGCTCGATATGGGTTTCTTACCTGATCTACAACGCATCATTAATTTGATTCCTGCGCAAAGACAGACCCTGTTGTTTTCGGCAACCTTCTCACCAGAGATTAAGAAGCTCGCGCAGAGTTATTTGCGTACACCGGTAACGGTAGAAGTAGCTCGTCAAAATGCTGCGGCCGACACGGTTAAGCAAGTCATTCATATGGTGTCAGCAAGCGATAAGCAGCGTGCAATTGTCCAAGTCTTAGAAAACCGTACGCGTCAAGGTTTATCGCGTCAGTGCATCATCTTCACCAATAGTCGTTTAGGTTGTGCCAAGTTAGCACGGGCCTTAGAGCGTGATGGTATTAAAGCAGGTGCGATTCATGGCGATAAGAGTCAGGGTGAGCGTACCTTAACTTTGGATGCATTCAAGTCTGGCGCGATTGAAGTGTTGGTGGCGACTGATGTGGCAGCGCGGGGTTTGGATATTCCAGATATGCCTTGCGTGATTAATCATGAGTTGCCTTATAACGCTGAAGACTTTATTCACCGCATCGGTCGAACAGGTCGTGCTGGTAGTACAGGGGATGCGATTGCTTTAGTAGATGCCAGTGAAAAGCGTTTATTAGACGATATTGAAAAGCTAATGAAGCGTAAGTTAGATATCCAGCCTTTGCCTGAGGGTACTCCTGCTTATGCCAAGCCATCTACTAGTAGTAGTGCCCCAGCAAAAATGTCAGACCCATTTTTCTATAAACCTTATGAGCCTAGCGCCGCACCACAGTCATCCGATGTAGTAAAGCCAGAAGTGAAAAAAGTGGGTATTGTGGCCGCTAAGCCAGCAGTTGGCGCCTTATTGGGCGGTTTCAAAAAGAAGTAA
- the gluQRS gene encoding tRNA glutamyl-Q(34) synthetase GluQRS, protein MILAVSKLKNPSSPADGYRGRFAPSPTGPLHAGSLVAALGSWLDARKNGGKWLLRIEDLDTPRCILGADQLIQSQLLACGLFWDEAPTFQSKHQDRYQKALERLNELKCLYSCICSRQTITNTLAELGVQTPRNQEMVYPGTCRPSQLESHTSSEISDLKAAWRVALSPNCQIDFEDLALGTQSQNLNHQVGDFILRRNDGLFTYQLAVVVDDAEQGITHIVRGEDLLSNTARQIYLQTLLGYTTPHYKHLPLVLDEHGAKLSKQTLATQINTQDQTHSLAELRKAATHLGLVGLPDGERITIAEWLLAATHAWS, encoded by the coding sequence ATGATTTTAGCTGTGTCCAAGCTCAAAAACCCTTCATCCCCAGCCGACGGCTATCGCGGGCGATTTGCCCCCTCGCCTACTGGACCACTCCATGCGGGATCGCTGGTTGCGGCCCTAGGAAGCTGGTTAGATGCCCGTAAAAATGGTGGTAAATGGCTGCTCAGGATAGAAGACTTGGATACCCCTAGATGCATCCTTGGGGCTGATCAGCTCATTCAGTCCCAATTGCTCGCATGTGGCCTTTTCTGGGATGAAGCCCCCACCTTTCAGTCAAAACATCAGGATCGCTACCAAAAAGCTTTAGAACGCCTCAATGAGCTTAAATGCCTCTATTCCTGCATCTGTTCTCGGCAAACAATTACCAACACCCTAGCAGAGCTTGGAGTTCAAACGCCACGCAATCAAGAGATGGTTTATCCGGGAACGTGCAGACCAAGTCAACTAGAGAGCCATACAAGTTCTGAAATTTCAGACCTGAAGGCGGCTTGGCGAGTTGCGCTATCCCCAAATTGCCAGATTGATTTTGAGGATTTAGCCCTCGGCACTCAAAGTCAGAATCTCAATCATCAAGTCGGGGATTTTATCCTGCGCAGAAATGATGGTCTCTTTACTTACCAACTCGCCGTAGTTGTAGACGATGCAGAGCAAGGTATTACCCATATCGTGCGTGGCGAAGATTTGCTAAGCAACACCGCTAGGCAAATATATTTACAAACTCTTTTGGGATACACAACGCCGCATTACAAACATCTCCCCTTGGTATTAGATGAACACGGCGCAAAATTGAGTAAGCAAACCTTAGCAACCCAAATTAATACACAAGATCAAACACATTCTCTTGCAGAGCTTCGCAAGGCTGCAACACATTTAGGATTGGTTGGGTTACCTGATGGTGAGAGGATCACCATTGCAGAGTGGCTCTTGGCAGCTACTCATGCCTGGAGCTAA
- the dnaE gene encoding DNA polymerase III subunit alpha, with amino-acid sequence MALPRFVHLRIHSEFSITDGVVRIDDAVAAAAKDEMGALALTDLSNLFGLVRFYTAARSGGIKPIAGADVWVSNSQDPDQPHRLLLLVQNHSGYLNLCELLSRASLDNQSRGRAEVDSAWFSEPAAKAEDKKANRTLSYGLIALSGARMGELGAALLAGQEDQAQSVARRYEKLFPQSFYIEVQRGGHPQDEKQLQLACHLASELDLPVVATHPVQFMQKSDFTAHEARVCIAEGELLGNPRRQKKFNDQQYFLTQAEMEKRFADLPAALANSVEIAKRCNLSLVLGQPRLPDFPTPPGITLDEYLLAQSEVGLKRHMERNFPDPEERTKEMSRYHERLVFEVKTISQMGFPGYFLIVADFINWAKNNGVPVGPGRGSGAGSLVAYSLGITDLDPLRYNLLFERFLNPERVSMPDFDIDFCQHGRDRVIQYVKDKYGKDAVSQIATFGTMAARAAIRDVGRVLEQGYNFVDGIAKLVPNKPGQYMTIEIAKKEEKQLAEREKNEDEVRQLLSLAQQLEGMTRNVGMHAGGVLIAPGRLTDFCPLYTQESKDQDSSSVISQFDKDDVEAIGLVKFDFLGLTTLTILAAAERWIKALHADRKDWSISDIQLDDERAFDVLKRANTVAVFQLESRGMQGMLRDAKPDRFEDIIALVALYRPGPMDLIPDFIERKHGRQKVEYPDPRIEPVLRETYGIMVYQEQVMQMAQMIGGYSLGGADMLRRAMGKKKPEEMAQHRKIFSDGAKAGGISEGKANEIYDLMERFAGYGFNKSHAAAYALLAYQTAWLKAYYPAEFMAANLSLAMDDTDKVKILYDDCLANQIRVFSPDINTGVYEFTPLRAPDAEPDAPISHIRYGLGAVRGTGEAAIEAIVKARESDGPFKDLFDFCARVDRRQVNRRAIEALMRAGAFDSLYKDSQAAGGNLYDVRSTLLASLARAIEAAEQAEASIHQVSLFEVAGEDHQHQPELVREPIWSEKKRLQEEKTALGLCLTGHMFDAYREETSHFIRQPLAKITEGKDQLIAGIVTSARMLTGQRGRMMIATIDDGTAALEVTLYSEVYEPNRSWLKEDELLIAKVNVTPDKFSGGMRIVSEAVMDITGARMRFARNVHVYLDSAVDIRMLRSQIGPYLMANRTRDPKLGAPVPSPNTNDGVKGLMLTAAVTTSGGACLMQFPEEMRIYPDDACLHSLNQLLTSKQKDPVQVQYH; translated from the coding sequence ATGGCTTTACCCCGTTTTGTACATCTCCGCATTCATTCCGAGTTTTCGATTACGGATGGAGTCGTGCGCATTGATGATGCAGTAGCTGCAGCTGCCAAAGATGAAATGGGTGCCTTGGCTCTCACCGATTTAAGTAATTTATTTGGCCTAGTGCGGTTTTATACAGCCGCTCGCTCTGGTGGTATTAAGCCGATTGCCGGCGCAGATGTTTGGGTGAGCAATTCCCAAGACCCCGATCAGCCTCATCGACTGTTATTGCTAGTACAAAACCATTCTGGCTACCTCAATCTTTGTGAGTTACTCAGTAGAGCCTCTTTGGATAATCAATCACGTGGTCGTGCTGAAGTCGATTCAGCTTGGTTTAGCGAGCCTGCTGCAAAAGCGGAAGATAAGAAAGCCAATAGAACACTCTCTTACGGATTAATTGCGCTGTCAGGTGCGCGTATGGGTGAGCTTGGTGCCGCATTGTTAGCAGGCCAAGAAGATCAAGCTCAAAGCGTGGCGAGACGTTATGAAAAACTCTTCCCCCAATCGTTTTACATTGAAGTGCAACGCGGTGGTCATCCGCAAGATGAAAAGCAGCTTCAGCTAGCATGTCATTTAGCTAGTGAGTTAGATCTACCAGTAGTAGCGACACACCCAGTGCAGTTTATGCAAAAGAGCGACTTTACGGCGCATGAGGCGCGCGTTTGTATTGCTGAGGGTGAACTGCTGGGTAACCCGCGGCGTCAAAAGAAATTTAACGATCAGCAGTATTTTTTGACGCAAGCAGAGATGGAAAAGCGCTTCGCAGATTTACCAGCAGCTTTGGCGAACTCAGTTGAGATTGCGAAGCGTTGCAACTTATCTCTGGTTCTAGGTCAGCCACGCTTGCCAGATTTTCCGACGCCACCAGGCATCACGTTGGATGAGTATCTTTTAGCGCAATCTGAAGTTGGTCTCAAGCGTCATATGGAGCGCAACTTTCCAGACCCAGAAGAGCGCACTAAGGAGATGTCTCGTTATCACGAGCGCTTAGTGTTTGAGGTCAAGACGATTTCTCAAATGGGCTTTCCTGGTTACTTCTTGATTGTTGCAGACTTTATTAACTGGGCTAAAAACAATGGCGTCCCTGTAGGTCCAGGTCGCGGCTCAGGTGCCGGTTCTTTAGTGGCTTACTCTCTCGGCATTACCGATCTCGATCCACTCCGTTACAACTTACTCTTTGAGCGTTTCTTGAACCCAGAGCGGGTATCGATGCCCGACTTTGATATCGACTTTTGTCAGCACGGTCGTGACCGTGTGATTCAGTACGTGAAAGATAAATACGGTAAGGATGCTGTCAGCCAAATTGCGACTTTTGGCACGATGGCTGCCAGAGCAGCGATTCGTGACGTGGGCCGGGTTTTAGAGCAGGGCTATAACTTTGTTGACGGGATTGCGAAGCTTGTTCCCAATAAGCCAGGTCAATACATGACCATTGAAATAGCGAAAAAGGAAGAGAAGCAATTAGCCGAGCGTGAAAAGAATGAAGACGAGGTCCGTCAATTACTCTCATTGGCGCAGCAACTCGAGGGTATGACGCGTAACGTTGGCATGCATGCTGGTGGTGTTTTGATTGCCCCAGGTCGACTGACAGATTTTTGTCCGCTCTATACCCAAGAGAGCAAAGATCAAGATAGTAGCTCTGTGATTAGCCAATTTGATAAAGACGATGTTGAGGCCATTGGCTTGGTGAAGTTTGACTTCTTAGGTCTTACGACGCTCACTATCTTGGCAGCAGCAGAGCGCTGGATTAAAGCGCTGCATGCTGATCGTAAGGATTGGAGTATTAGCGATATTCAACTCGATGATGAGCGAGCTTTCGACGTATTGAAGCGGGCAAATACGGTTGCCGTATTCCAGCTAGAAAGTCGCGGCATGCAAGGCATGCTGCGCGATGCTAAGCCTGACCGCTTTGAAGACATTATCGCGCTAGTGGCCCTATATCGTCCTGGTCCGATGGATTTGATTCCAGACTTTATTGAGCGTAAGCACGGTCGTCAAAAAGTAGAGTATCCAGATCCGCGTATTGAACCCGTTCTGCGTGAAACCTACGGCATCATGGTGTATCAAGAGCAGGTGATGCAGATGGCACAGATGATCGGCGGCTACTCACTTGGTGGTGCCGATATGCTTCGCCGTGCCATGGGCAAGAAAAAGCCAGAAGAAATGGCACAGCATCGCAAAATTTTTAGTGATGGTGCAAAAGCAGGCGGTATCTCCGAGGGAAAGGCCAACGAGATCTATGACTTGATGGAGCGTTTTGCAGGGTATGGATTTAATAAATCTCATGCTGCTGCCTATGCTCTCTTAGCTTATCAAACTGCTTGGCTCAAAGCCTATTACCCTGCTGAATTCATGGCGGCCAACTTATCGCTCGCGATGGATGACACCGATAAGGTGAAGATTTTGTATGACGATTGTTTGGCAAACCAAATTCGGGTGTTCTCGCCCGATATCAATACGGGTGTCTATGAGTTCACGCCCTTGCGAGCACCCGATGCTGAGCCTGATGCGCCGATCAGTCATATTCGTTATGGCTTAGGAGCGGTTAGGGGTACTGGTGAGGCAGCGATTGAAGCCATTGTCAAAGCACGCGAATCCGATGGACCATTCAAGGACCTGTTTGATTTCTGCGCTCGCGTAGATCGCAGACAAGTGAATCGGCGTGCCATAGAAGCACTGATGCGTGCAGGTGCGTTTGATAGCCTCTATAAGGACTCCCAAGCAGCTGGCGGCAATCTCTATGATGTTCGCTCTACCTTGTTGGCTTCTTTGGCAAGAGCGATTGAAGCGGCTGAACAGGCAGAAGCTTCGATTCATCAGGTAAGCTTATTTGAGGTTGCTGGTGAGGATCATCAACATCAGCCTGAGCTGGTACGCGAGCCTATTTGGTCTGAGAAAAAACGTCTCCAAGAAGAAAAAACGGCTTTAGGACTGTGTTTGACTGGTCATATGTTTGATGCCTACCGCGAAGAGACCTCTCATTTCATTCGCCAACCATTAGCGAAAATTACCGAAGGCAAAGATCAACTGATTGCCGGCATTGTGACATCAGCACGCATGTTGACAGGTCAACGCGGCCGCATGATGATTGCGACGATTGATGATGGTACTGCCGCGCTAGAGGTCACTTTGTATAGCGAGGTCTATGAGCCCAATCGTTCCTGGCTAAAAGAAGATGAGCTCCTGATTGCTAAAGTAAATGTGACGCCAGATAAGTTCTCTGGTGGCATGCGAATTGTGTCTGAGGCGGTCATGGATATTACTGGGGCGCGGATGCGCTTTGCGCGCAATGTGCATGTATACCTGGATTCAGCGGTAGACATCAGAATGCTGCGTAGTCAAATTGGACCTTACCTCATGGCCAATCGCACCCGAGACCCGAAGCTTGGTGCGCCTGTGCCAAGCCCCAATACAAATGATGGAGTAAAAGGTTTGATGTTGACGGCAGCTGTGACTACAAGTGGCGGTGCTTGCTTAATGCAGTTCCCAGAAGAGATGCGCATTTATCCGGATGACGCCTGCTTGCATAGTCTCAATCAATTGCTGACTTCAAAACAAAAAGATCCTGTGCAAGTTCAGTACCACTAG
- a CDS encoding glycosyltransferase family 9 protein, protein MTNFSTLKPKKVLFIATRQIGDVLVTTPLISKARELWPDAEFHFLGYKGKLDMLKGNPDIDQIIETSDRPGFGEYLSLFNQLFQRYDLAFVTQPSDRAYLYGLVAAFHRVGVLGGHPQGKQSNANKQNAWKKFISMHTVEVDYFTQHVITEKLRLLEVFFRNPSDLFANPINVTPPIGEPLTPVIASELTHAYVVIHPGPLTAYKRWPLGHWQKLITYIVNRGFQVVLSASPAKQDLQLNHDILSLLEPKVRQKVIDTAGKLSIPQAGSLLRAASLYIGVDTSITHLAAACNTPTIALFGATPPTNFGPWPNGFIGAQPYQLRARTQTVGNITILQGPGECVPCRKAGCLDRADSNSECLDLLEPAQVIEAVEKILERK, encoded by the coding sequence ATGACCAACTTCTCCACCCTAAAGCCCAAAAAAGTATTATTCATTGCGACTCGGCAAATTGGCGATGTACTGGTCACAACACCTTTAATTAGCAAAGCACGTGAACTGTGGCCCGATGCTGAATTTCATTTTCTGGGATACAAGGGCAAGCTCGATATGCTCAAGGGTAATCCAGATATTGACCAGATTATTGAAACCTCTGACCGACCTGGGTTTGGCGAATACCTCTCATTATTTAACCAACTCTTTCAACGCTATGACCTCGCCTTTGTGACTCAGCCAAGCGATCGTGCTTACTTATATGGCTTGGTTGCTGCATTTCATAGAGTAGGCGTTTTGGGTGGACATCCTCAAGGCAAGCAAAGTAATGCAAATAAGCAAAATGCTTGGAAAAAATTCATTTCAATGCATACCGTTGAGGTAGATTACTTTACACAGCATGTCATTACTGAAAAACTGCGCCTTCTGGAAGTATTCTTCAGAAACCCTAGCGATTTATTTGCAAACCCGATTAATGTCACACCACCTATTGGCGAGCCTTTGACACCAGTCATTGCCAGCGAACTGACTCATGCTTATGTCGTGATTCATCCAGGCCCTCTGACAGCCTACAAACGCTGGCCTCTTGGCCATTGGCAGAAGCTCATTACTTATATAGTTAATCGCGGCTTTCAGGTGGTGCTAAGCGCTTCACCAGCAAAACAAGACTTACAACTAAACCATGACATCCTATCCTTGTTAGAACCCAAGGTTCGCCAAAAGGTGATTGATACTGCGGGCAAGCTATCTATCCCTCAAGCAGGATCTTTATTGCGTGCAGCTAGTTTGTATATTGGAGTAGATACTTCCATCACCCATTTAGCAGCAGCCTGTAATACGCCAACCATTGCTTTATTTGGCGCTACACCGCCCACCAATTTTGGACCATGGCCAAATGGTTTTATTGGTGCGCAACCTTATCAATTACGTGCTCGCACACAAACGGTTGGCAACATCACTATCTTGCAAGGTCCCGGGGAATGCGTACCCTGTCGTAAGGCTGGTTGTTTAGATAGAGCAGATAGCAATAGCGAATGCTTGGACCTACTAGAACCCGCTCAAGTCATTGAGGCAGTAGAAAAGATCTTAGAAAGAAAATAA
- a CDS encoding glycosyltransferase family 2 protein, with the protein MISILLATYNWPQALKLCLESLATQTDHHFEIIIADDGSTESTKQIIGAFQSTHSLSITHLWQEDQGFRKTKILNQAIEAAKGDYLIFLDGDCLVQPDFVARHRELAQKGFLVTGSRVLLNEKLTQELLATSRWDFKLFISKLLEYRLNGGINKYWPLKIKLGNGSWRDYKKFVWRRIKGCNMACWKTDAQAIDGFDETMTGWGHEDADFVFRLQRHHIKRKSGSWSTEVLHLFHQIHDQSNAAENARRVREKILAKAM; encoded by the coding sequence ATGATTTCGATTTTGCTGGCTACATATAACTGGCCGCAAGCCCTGAAGCTCTGCCTGGAATCGCTAGCTACCCAAACAGACCATCATTTTGAAATCATCATCGCCGATGATGGGTCTACTGAGAGCACTAAACAAATCATTGGTGCCTTTCAATCAACACATTCACTTTCAATAACGCACCTTTGGCAAGAAGATCAAGGTTTCCGAAAAACCAAAATTCTCAACCAAGCAATTGAAGCAGCTAAAGGTGATTACCTCATCTTTTTAGACGGAGACTGCCTGGTTCAGCCGGATTTTGTTGCTCGCCATCGCGAGCTTGCACAAAAGGGCTTTCTCGTTACTGGCAGCCGAGTCCTACTCAATGAAAAACTAACACAAGAGTTGCTAGCCACTTCCCGCTGGGACTTTAAGCTATTTATCTCCAAGCTTTTGGAGTACCGCCTCAATGGTGGCATCAATAAATACTGGCCACTCAAAATCAAACTCGGCAATGGTTCTTGGCGCGACTATAAAAAATTTGTTTGGCGGCGTATTAAGGGTTGCAACATGGCTTGCTGGAAAACCGATGCGCAAGCAATTGATGGCTTTGACGAGACCATGACCGGCTGGGGTCACGAGGATGCTGACTTTGTCTTTCGTTTACAGCGGCATCATATCAAGCGCAAATCAGGATCATGGTCTACCGAAGTATTGCATCTCTTTCATCAAATTCATGATCAGAGCAATGCTGCTGAAAATGCGCGGCGTGTGCGTGAAAAGATTTTGGCAAAGGCAATGTAA